The following proteins are co-located in the Leptospira selangorensis genome:
- a CDS encoding HD-GYP domain-containing protein, which produces MKKLNVSELKPGMRFTKPVYLDKENLFITSNTPITDSDLERLKRFGITEVLTHGDILVIDVDPERLETQLEDFIISTIVDEDLLPLKGIYDNLNRIKVQFSNLYKNTFALVQDVYRKVADDKVFDFGPVREQGEALSDFVRTHNNLSYLILGMNNPGYYLYNQITTSTFYALIIGKLLDFSRPKMVDLAISCLVADVGMTKVPATISEKTDQLTDEEYKSILKHTIIGYQVLTQRIKIKNSLAVVALQHHERFDGKGYPQKIAATAIEENARIYAIADNFSALITNRPHRQRVLPHEAIKSMISMDVGKFDLKIVRTFLNQVSLYPVGSCVELSDKRVGIVLAANADKPLRPSIRIIKDEYGTFVRNLVLVDLVKENHLFIVKALDLQEATANS; this is translated from the coding sequence ATGAAAAAATTGAACGTGTCCGAATTGAAGCCGGGTATGAGATTTACAAAGCCCGTTTATCTGGACAAAGAAAATCTGTTCATCACTTCCAATACTCCGATCACTGATTCGGATCTGGAACGTTTGAAAAGATTCGGGATCACCGAAGTATTAACCCATGGTGATATCCTAGTCATAGATGTGGATCCTGAAAGATTGGAGACCCAGTTAGAGGATTTTATCATCTCCACGATCGTAGACGAAGACCTTCTTCCTTTGAAAGGGATCTACGATAACCTGAATCGCATTAAGGTACAATTTTCTAATCTATACAAAAATACTTTCGCATTAGTCCAAGACGTTTATAGAAAAGTTGCAGACGATAAGGTATTTGATTTTGGCCCGGTAAGAGAACAAGGAGAAGCGCTATCCGACTTCGTAAGGACCCATAATAATCTTTCTTATCTAATCCTTGGGATGAATAACCCTGGATATTATCTATATAACCAGATCACTACTTCCACATTCTATGCTTTGATCATAGGAAAACTTTTAGACTTCTCCCGTCCTAAAATGGTAGACCTTGCAATCTCTTGTTTGGTGGCAGATGTGGGAATGACAAAGGTTCCTGCAACCATCTCCGAAAAAACGGACCAACTCACCGACGAAGAATACAAATCCATCCTAAAACATACGATCATAGGTTATCAGGTCCTGACCCAAAGAATCAAAATTAAGAACAGTTTGGCAGTCGTTGCTCTACAACACCATGAACGTTTTGATGGAAAAGGTTATCCTCAGAAGATCGCAGCAACCGCAATCGAAGAGAATGCTAGGATTTACGCAATTGCGGATAATTTTTCGGCCCTAATTACAAACAGACCTCATAGACAAAGAGTACTTCCTCACGAGGCTATCAAATCTATGATCAGTATGGATGTGGGTAAGTTTGACTTAAAGATTGTGCGCACATTCTTGAATCAGGTTTCCTTATACCCGGTGGGTTCTTGTGTGGAACTTTCAGATAAAAGAGTTGGGATCGTTCTGGCGGCAAACGCAGACAAACCTTTAAGGCCTTCTATCCGTATCATAAAAGATGAATATGGAACCTTCGTAAGAAATCTGGTCTTAGTGGATCTTGTAAAAGAAAATCATCTGTTTATCGTAAAGGCACTCGATCTTCAGGAAGCTACCGCAAACTCTTAA
- a CDS encoding YraN family protein: MGPGSKRNVLKGKEGENIAAKLLHEQGHRILERNFRIQRGEIDIISVKENVLYFTEVKYWSKTSPIHPLEIFTQVKIRRMKTAAQYYLSRNVSFRSHFVSFSLALITEKRELKYYLHLF, translated from the coding sequence ATGGGACCTGGCTCCAAACGAAATGTGCTAAAAGGAAAAGAAGGAGAAAATATCGCCGCAAAACTTCTTCATGAGCAAGGTCATAGGATTTTAGAAAGAAATTTTAGGATCCAAAGGGGAGAAATCGACATAATCAGTGTGAAAGAAAACGTCCTTTATTTTACGGAAGTGAAGTACTGGAGTAAAACTTCTCCCATTCACCCCTTGGAAATATTCACGCAAGTCAAGATCCGAAGAATGAAAACGGCAGCTCAGTATTATTTGAGCAGAAACGTTTCCTTTAGATCTCATTTTGTCTCCTTCTCTCTGGCCCTAATTACCGAAAAAAGGGAACTGAAATATTATCTTCATCTCTTCTAA
- a CDS encoding M23 family metallopeptidase — MSSRNIKRKSSRRSPLGSRRQPDAADIKYVKRTILCLPIISAMVASALSADPLKNYENAINDYANKDSSFFTDKEERKIKQLFSQSPEEWEEDKYSSLSYNKDKSNLELPSFISINPIVSSKIISQSGFIIKSYIVKPKDTLFRIAKSLKTTAAKISEANGLNKGSVLKVGQSLSVPVKVGNASRQKIEYKRVFITPVLGARFSSRYGKRKDPFHTGGGGYHTGIDMAGPQGAPILASADGVVSFAGVNGGYGNSVIIDHPNGYRTMYAHCAKITVEEGTKVKAGTVIGAVGRTGSATGSHLHFEVFYNGKRINPEVALRKTLKIVTNLDPGKVAKL, encoded by the coding sequence ATGAGCTCACGGAATATAAAAAGAAAAAGTAGCCGTCGTTCCCCCCTAGGTTCAAGAAGGCAGCCCGATGCGGCCGATATTAAATATGTGAAACGGACGATTCTTTGCCTTCCCATTATATCCGCCATGGTGGCTTCGGCTTTATCGGCCGATCCTCTTAAAAATTACGAAAACGCGATCAATGATTACGCGAATAAGGACTCTTCCTTCTTTACTGATAAGGAAGAGCGTAAGATTAAACAATTATTCTCCCAATCCCCGGAAGAATGGGAAGAAGACAAATATTCTTCTCTTAGTTATAATAAAGATAAGTCCAATCTGGAACTTCCTTCTTTTATCAGCATCAATCCCATCGTTTCTTCTAAGATTATTAGCCAAAGCGGCTTTATTATAAAATCCTATATCGTAAAACCTAAGGATACTTTATTCAGGATCGCTAAATCCTTAAAAACGACTGCTGCTAAAATTTCAGAAGCAAACGGTTTAAACAAAGGGTCCGTTCTAAAAGTTGGACAAAGTTTAAGTGTTCCGGTAAAAGTAGGGAATGCTTCCCGCCAAAAGATAGAATATAAAAGAGTATTCATCACTCCAGTTTTAGGTGCTAGATTTTCTTCCAGATACGGTAAAAGAAAAGATCCATTCCACACAGGTGGAGGAGGCTACCATACAGGGATAGATATGGCTGGCCCTCAAGGAGCACCAATACTCGCTTCCGCAGATGGTGTGGTAAGTTTTGCAGGAGTTAACGGCGGTTACGGAAACTCAGTCATCATAGATCATCCAAACGGATATAGAACCATGTATGCGCATTGCGCTAAAATTACAGTGGAAGAGGGAACGAAAGTGAAAGCTGGCACGGTCATAGGTGCCGTAGGTCGTACAGGCTCCGCCACAGGTTCCCATCTCCATTTCGAGGTGTTCTATAACGGAAAAAGGATCAATCCTGAGGTGGCACTTAGGAAAACCTTAAAAATTGTTACGAACCTAGACCCAGGCAAAGTAGCAAAACTTTAA
- a CDS encoding KH domain-containing protein, producing the protein MEELIRYIVTSLVDHPEEISVKEIEGDEQTVLELRVSPKDVGKVIGKNGRIAKSLRAILTAASIKAGKNFSLEIID; encoded by the coding sequence ATGGAAGAGCTGATCCGCTATATCGTTACTTCTCTAGTAGATCATCCGGAGGAGATTTCCGTAAAGGAAATCGAGGGCGACGAACAAACCGTCCTAGAACTCCGGGTTTCCCCGAAGGATGTGGGGAAAGTGATCGGCAAGAATGGTAGGATCGCAAAGTCCTTAAGAGCGATCTTAACCGCAGCCTCCATCAAAGCCGGAAAAAATTTCTCCTTAGAAATTATTGACTGA
- a CDS encoding type II secretion system-associated lipoprotein codes for MHEMVRFFAFLLALFTIQCGARLIKKEKLFEINEHYQDKIYSLKKDTKVSMTETFKKGMLVRIYVESTPSLVKVKCFPADQKREHAIGRLIAYQVNDDLDKKTISIEDLDKIVANELTEYKKKK; via the coding sequence ATGCATGAAATGGTGCGATTCTTCGCTTTTTTACTGGCTCTATTTACTATACAGTGCGGTGCCAGACTGATCAAAAAAGAGAAGTTATTCGAGATCAACGAGCATTACCAAGATAAGATATACAGCCTCAAAAAAGACACAAAAGTCTCTATGACCGAAACTTTTAAGAAGGGAATGTTGGTCCGAATCTATGTCGAATCGACTCCTTCCCTGGTTAAAGTGAAATGTTTCCCTGCAGACCAGAAAAGGGAACATGCTATCGGCAGGTTGATTGCCTATCAGGTAAACGATGATTTAGATAAAAAGACCATCAGTATAGAGGATTTGGATAAGATCGTTGCAAATGAGCTCACGGAATATAAAAAGAAAAAGTAG
- a CDS encoding general secretion pathway protein GspC, producing the protein MNAIFIEFRKHTFYVLIPVVIFFSFSLAYLCRGILLLFLTPNVQTGSSTSAPRRPVAENSITIEMSKEMVTGSLFRGSLAPPPGETPAGVDGNPGAPPDTGEGEEMRITGTLSGHWSFARVTILEKGKQNAEEFAMGEAVGGYKVKSILLNHVVLEKGGQSLKVEIGQTPGEARAKLGAQADVPGGPPAADSVRKILSRQDVNRKLANVAELYKGKFGPYLENNTIAGYKIYSIGSDHIFYSLGARTGDVVRRVNGMPLNDTVKMMEIWNSLKTADKVSVDVERMGKILSYEFIIRN; encoded by the coding sequence ATGAACGCAATTTTTATCGAATTCAGAAAACATACATTCTATGTTCTGATCCCCGTCGTGATATTTTTCTCCTTCTCTCTGGCATATCTTTGTAGAGGGATACTTCTACTTTTTCTGACCCCGAATGTGCAAACAGGTTCCTCCACTTCGGCTCCCAGAAGACCGGTCGCTGAAAATTCTATTACGATCGAAATGTCCAAGGAAATGGTAACAGGTTCTTTATTTAGGGGAAGTTTAGCTCCACCTCCAGGTGAAACTCCCGCAGGAGTAGACGGAAATCCTGGCGCCCCTCCTGATACTGGAGAAGGTGAGGAAATGAGGATTACCGGAACCTTGAGTGGTCACTGGAGTTTTGCCCGAGTTACTATTTTAGAAAAAGGGAAACAAAACGCGGAAGAATTCGCGATGGGAGAAGCGGTTGGAGGATATAAGGTAAAGTCCATTCTTCTCAACCATGTTGTCTTGGAAAAAGGAGGCCAATCTCTCAAAGTAGAAATAGGCCAAACACCGGGAGAGGCTAGGGCCAAATTAGGAGCTCAGGCAGATGTTCCAGGAGGACCACCTGCCGCTGATTCGGTCCGTAAAATTCTGTCCAGACAGGACGTGAATAGGAAATTAGCTAACGTAGCTGAACTTTATAAGGGAAAATTTGGTCCTTATTTGGAAAATAACACGATCGCAGGCTACAAAATATACAGTATAGGCAGCGATCATATTTTCTATTCTTTGGGAGCTAGGACCGGAGACGTGGTGCGACGGGTAAACGGAATGCCCTTAAACGATACGGTGAAAATGATGGAAATATGGAATTCCTTGAAAACAGCCGATAAAGTATCCGTAGACGTAGAGAGAATGGGCAAGATATTGTCCTATGAATTCATCATCCGGAATTAA
- a CDS encoding ribonuclease HII codes for MPLANFEPEELKFFSEFLPCGIDEAGRGPYAGPLSVGMVSFTPDILEKIYAGQILKGLNDSKKLTESKRESLFQEIQETAHKIAHAFLSHTYIDRYGINRAVLEGILKCYRKASQAPIESTGRKLLLLIDGNYNFSKYKESEEVKRQSYYYKKGDSRIASIAAASIIAKVKRDRFMKAISSKFPGYGFEGHKGYGSAGHEEAIRNLGLARIHRRSFTKKFHVSDPSSQSD; via the coding sequence ATGCCTCTCGCAAATTTCGAACCCGAAGAATTGAAATTTTTTTCGGAGTTTCTTCCTTGCGGAATAGATGAAGCTGGCAGAGGTCCTTATGCTGGCCCTTTATCCGTAGGAATGGTTTCCTTCACGCCGGATATTTTGGAAAAAATCTATGCGGGTCAGATCCTAAAAGGGTTAAACGATTCTAAAAAACTCACAGAGTCTAAACGTGAGTCTTTGTTCCAAGAAATCCAAGAAACCGCCCACAAAATTGCACACGCATTCTTATCTCATACCTATATAGATCGTTACGGGATCAACAGAGCAGTATTAGAAGGTATACTGAAATGTTATAGAAAGGCCTCCCAAGCTCCGATAGAAAGTACCGGAAGAAAACTTCTGCTCTTAATAGACGGAAACTATAATTTTTCCAAATACAAGGAATCGGAAGAGGTAAAACGCCAGTCTTACTATTATAAAAAAGGGGATTCCAGGATCGCAAGTATCGCGGCCGCATCCATTATCGCAAAAGTAAAACGGGATCGTTTTATGAAGGCGATCTCTTCCAAGTTTCCAGGTTATGGATTCGAGGGGCATAAAGGGTACGGAAGCGCGGGACATGAGGAAGCAATCCGGAATCTGGGACTGGCAAGAATCCACAGAAGATCTTTTACTAAAAAATTCCATGTTTCCGATCCCTCCTCCCAATCCGATTGA
- the rplS gene encoding 50S ribosomal protein L19: protein MKELLKGGLPTEANRTLNFNVGDTVKVHYKIQESGKERVQVYEGVVISISNGGNGKSFTVRRISYDVGVERVFPLYSPRIAKIELVRKGKVRRSKLFFLRERSGKSARIRELKGGKILVAEDRKRQTAEEAKAAAPAETTAAE, encoded by the coding sequence ATGAAAGAACTTTTAAAAGGCGGACTTCCTACAGAAGCAAATCGTACCCTGAACTTCAATGTTGGGGATACTGTAAAGGTCCATTATAAAATCCAAGAATCCGGTAAGGAAAGGGTCCAGGTTTACGAAGGAGTTGTGATCTCCATCTCTAACGGCGGAAACGGAAAATCATTCACAGTTCGTAGGATCTCTTACGATGTAGGTGTTGAGAGAGTATTCCCGCTTTATTCTCCTCGTATCGCTAAAATTGAACTAGTACGTAAAGGTAAGGTTCGTCGTTCTAAACTATTCTTCTTAAGAGAACGTTCCGGAAAATCTGCTCGTATTCGCGAGTTGAAAGGCGGAAAAATTCTGGTTGCAGAAGACAGAAAACGCCAAACAGCAGAAGAAGCAAAAGCTGCTGCTCCTGCTGAAACCACTGCTGCGGAATAA
- the rimM gene encoding ribosome maturation factor RimM (Essential for efficient processing of 16S rRNA) produces MTETRILTGHLGKPFGLKGLVRLVAEDSSVPELKFPLQAILEFSSREPVPVKILKSTIQSGKILLQLEGINSPEEASSLTGGKLYIDRSHFPKSKNEEYYLFELKGLKAISEDGKELGWELVDILENPAHSILVFQTQDSEILIPYVEKHVGKVLLEEGKIVVISPEDWNEI; encoded by the coding sequence TTGACTGAGACTCGAATCCTAACCGGACATTTAGGAAAACCCTTCGGACTGAAGGGTTTAGTCCGACTGGTTGCAGAGGATAGTTCAGTTCCGGAACTCAAATTTCCCCTCCAAGCTATTTTAGAATTCTCCTCAAGAGAACCTGTTCCCGTAAAAATCCTTAAATCCACTATACAATCCGGAAAGATACTTTTACAGTTAGAAGGTATCAATTCTCCGGAAGAAGCTTCTTCCTTAACCGGTGGAAAACTCTATATAGATCGTTCTCATTTTCCAAAATCCAAAAACGAAGAATATTATCTATTCGAACTAAAAGGTCTGAAAGCTATCTCAGAAGATGGAAAAGAGCTTGGTTGGGAATTGGTAGACATTCTAGAAAATCCGGCACATTCTATCCTGGTCTTTCAAACACAAGATTCGGAGATCTTAATTCCTTATGTGGAAAAACATGTAGGAAAAGTACTCTTAGAAGAGGGAAAGATCGTTGTCATAAGTCCTGAGGATTGGAATGAAATTTAA
- the trmD gene encoding tRNA (guanosine(37)-N1)-methyltransferase TrmD, protein MKFNFITLFPTKVQAYFSEGLQEKAIQKGVFSVNIVHLRDFSNNKHLKVDDTPYGGGPGMLLKVEPIDLALKSLGEDRGLVILTTPSGIPFDQNVAEKLSKLQKPITLISGYYEGVDHRVTEHLVDIELSLGNYVISAGDLASLCITDAVSRLLPGFLGDRESLEEESHNERDVLEYPQYTKPSEYNGWKVPEILLGGNHAAIESWRNANRKKVDPDITRNL, encoded by the coding sequence ATGAAATTTAATTTTATTACCTTATTCCCCACAAAAGTCCAGGCGTATTTTTCAGAAGGACTACAGGAGAAGGCAATCCAGAAGGGAGTATTCTCCGTTAATATAGTACATCTTAGAGACTTCTCCAATAATAAACATCTAAAAGTAGACGACACTCCATATGGTGGAGGTCCAGGTATGCTTTTAAAAGTAGAGCCGATCGACCTGGCCTTAAAGTCCTTGGGAGAAGATAGAGGACTAGTAATTCTTACAACTCCTTCCGGAATTCCATTCGATCAGAACGTTGCTGAGAAACTTTCCAAGCTTCAAAAACCAATCACTCTTATATCAGGATATTATGAAGGAGTGGATCACAGGGTAACAGAGCATCTTGTTGACATAGAACTGTCCCTTGGAAATTATGTAATTTCAGCCGGAGATTTGGCTAGCCTCTGTATTACAGATGCTGTGTCCAGGCTTTTGCCCGGCTTTTTAGGCGACCGAGAGAGCCTGGAAGAAGAATCTCATAACGAAAGGGATGTTTTAGAATATCCACAATATACGAAACCTTCCGAATACAATGGCTGGAAGGTTCCTGAAATTCTCTTGGGCGGAAACCACGCGGCGATCGAATCTTGGCGCAATGCCAATCGAAAGAAAGTCGACCCTGATATTACGAGGAATTTATGA
- a CDS encoding PASTA domain-containing protein — protein MTKEELRSKYLPIGGYFFFIAFGLVVFFIAAFLVVFVRTKSSTMVVMPDVVGKPYNEVHNELMRLQLKVRLESKRYPDKTDGIIIYQSIRPGREVEAGSKVSLTVNIGLDRIDMPNLKGQSLVSAKNSMEKVLSGETYVSLTLGGITYVEVKEGEQPDTVVDQIPEAGKNITAGEKVFLLVTKPSTKKKEGEPQAGLDFKPGDSYAFAQRALVRAKISSKAEVVITKFRPDNGKIESVQKVGNEYKFKVFYFEPEDRVESGYESFVYEAPENGTYSLIVKDQNDETKQMEISSPTTYQEGEKIQTVFYRTGDVTLVLLDEKGSKVKSKDYENEF, from the coding sequence GTGACCAAGGAAGAACTCCGCTCTAAATATCTCCCTATCGGGGGTTACTTTTTTTTCATCGCATTCGGCTTAGTAGTCTTCTTCATAGCCGCCTTCTTAGTTGTATTCGTTCGTACGAAAAGCTCCACAATGGTAGTGATGCCTGATGTGGTAGGCAAACCGTACAACGAAGTCCATAACGAGTTAATGCGTCTCCAGTTGAAAGTCAGATTGGAATCCAAACGTTATCCTGACAAAACAGATGGAATTATTATCTACCAATCCATTCGCCCAGGAAGAGAAGTGGAAGCCGGTTCCAAAGTTTCTCTTACTGTCAATATCGGTTTAGACCGAATCGATATGCCTAACCTAAAAGGGCAAAGTTTAGTCTCCGCTAAAAACTCCATGGAAAAAGTTCTCTCAGGAGAGACTTACGTTTCATTAACTCTTGGTGGGATCACCTATGTTGAAGTGAAAGAAGGAGAACAACCTGACACTGTAGTGGATCAAATCCCGGAAGCCGGTAAAAATATCACTGCTGGCGAAAAAGTATTCTTACTGGTTACTAAACCTTCTACCAAGAAAAAAGAAGGGGAGCCTCAAGCCGGATTAGATTTCAAACCGGGTGATTCTTACGCGTTCGCTCAAAGAGCATTGGTAAGAGCAAAAATTTCCTCCAAAGCGGAAGTGGTGATCACCAAATTTCGTCCTGATAACGGAAAAATCGAATCCGTCCAAAAAGTTGGAAACGAATACAAGTTTAAGGTATTTTATTTCGAGCCGGAAGATAGGGTAGAAAGCGGATACGAAAGTTTCGTATATGAGGCTCCTGAAAACGGAACGTATTCATTAATCGTAAAAGATCAAAACGACGAAACAAAACAAATGGAAATCAGCTCTCCCACAACTTACCAAGAGGGAGAAAAAATCCAGACCGTCTTTTATAGAACAGGAGACGTGACACTGGTTCTTTTGGACGAGAAAGGTTCGAAAGTAAAATCCAAAGACTACGAGAACGAATTTTGA
- the rpsP gene encoding 30S ribosomal protein S16, which translates to MVKIRLQRTGAKNNPHYRVVAADARSPRDGKFIDILGHYHPAEVKSQTVLDKDKILGWLSKGAQPTGTVLNLIKHEGIWAEYKQSLKK; encoded by the coding sequence TTGGTTAAGATCAGACTACAAAGAACCGGAGCCAAAAACAACCCTCACTACCGGGTCGTGGCTGCAGATGCCCGTTCCCCTAGAGACGGTAAATTTATCGATATCCTCGGACACTATCACCCAGCAGAAGTGAAAAGCCAAACAGTCCTGGATAAAGACAAAATTTTAGGCTGGCTCAGCAAAGGTGCTCAACCTACCGGAACCGTTCTGAACCTCATTAAACACGAGGGGATTTGGGCGGAATATAAACAATCTCTGAAGAAGTAA
- a CDS encoding YifB family Mg chelatase-like AAA ATPase, producing METCKLTKFLGASLEGILPFPVSVEINIKRGIPRFLITGLPSPSIKESSDRIRIAIENSGFEYSLQNILVHLAPAGRKKEGTYLDLPIAAGILYLTEQLPSSQKLERFLFLGELGLDGSVKPLKGILPILSELQNVGFTAAVVPFENRKEASILEKFPIYSISHLKDLVSLAKGEIKPEPKGEIKIRSEILPWKSESYKSQLPAIRAVQIASAGFHHCLLSGPPGAGKTMLAKLAHGFLPRIQEKEGIELLGIRSLQENLSNTEVERPFRSPHHTTSDISLVGGSSSLRMGEVSLAGNGILFLDELSEFHSRNLQALREPMEEGKITISRIRGSITYPASFLFIGATNPCPCGYYQTLIRECNCSVASIRNYQSPFNGPFLDRIEIFYHIGFSGSTDGEKVSINLKSIRDSIQSAADMQRRRLFRETGKLYNGRLRGEEVERMIPLSRECEQYFWGAVNKQKFSIRKVAHFRKVARTIADLEGSEDVLLRNLEEALVFLNSGWSPENRAVT from the coding sequence ATGGAGACATGTAAACTGACCAAATTTCTGGGGGCTTCCCTGGAGGGAATACTTCCCTTTCCGGTATCCGTCGAAATCAATATCAAAAGAGGGATCCCAAGGTTCCTGATCACAGGACTCCCTAGTCCTTCCATCAAAGAATCTTCAGACAGGATCAGGATCGCAATAGAGAACAGCGGATTTGAATATTCTCTACAGAATATACTAGTCCATCTCGCACCTGCCGGCAGGAAAAAAGAAGGGACATACTTAGATCTTCCGATTGCAGCCGGGATTTTATATTTAACGGAACAATTACCTTCTTCTCAAAAACTAGAACGGTTTCTTTTCCTTGGAGAGTTAGGACTGGATGGTTCGGTAAAACCTCTGAAAGGAATTCTTCCAATACTTTCCGAATTACAAAATGTTGGTTTTACTGCGGCAGTGGTTCCTTTCGAAAACAGGAAAGAAGCCTCCATCCTGGAAAAATTTCCGATCTATTCCATCTCTCATCTAAAAGATTTAGTCTCCTTGGCTAAAGGAGAAATTAAGCCTGAGCCTAAGGGCGAGATAAAGATCAGATCGGAAATTCTACCCTGGAAATCCGAATCCTATAAAAGTCAATTGCCTGCAATACGAGCAGTTCAGATTGCAAGTGCCGGATTTCATCATTGTTTATTGTCTGGTCCTCCAGGCGCCGGAAAAACAATGCTCGCAAAATTAGCTCACGGATTTCTTCCTAGGATCCAAGAGAAAGAAGGAATCGAACTATTAGGGATACGTTCTTTACAGGAGAATCTTTCGAACACGGAAGTAGAAAGACCTTTTAGAAGTCCTCATCATACTACTTCCGATATCTCACTCGTCGGAGGTTCTAGCAGTTTAAGAATGGGAGAAGTTTCCCTGGCCGGAAATGGGATACTATTCTTAGATGAACTCTCTGAATTCCATTCCCGCAATTTACAAGCGTTAAGAGAACCGATGGAAGAAGGGAAAATTACGATCTCAAGGATTAGAGGTTCTATTACCTACCCCGCTTCTTTTTTGTTTATAGGGGCCACCAATCCTTGTCCTTGCGGATATTACCAAACCTTAATAAGGGAATGTAACTGCAGCGTTGCAAGTATTAGGAATTATCAATCTCCTTTTAACGGACCTTTTTTGGATCGGATCGAAATATTCTATCATATAGGTTTTTCCGGAAGTACAGATGGGGAAAAGGTTTCCATAAACTTAAAATCCATCCGAGACTCCATCCAATCAGCAGCCGACATGCAGCGCAGAAGATTATTTAGAGAAACAGGAAAACTCTACAACGGAAGATTAAGAGGAGAAGAAGTAGAAAGAATGATCCCTCTTTCCAGAGAATGTGAACAGTATTTTTGGGGAGCTGTCAACAAACAGAAGTTCAGCATTCGTAAGGTAGCTCATTTTAGAAAGGTAGCGAGAACGATTGCAGATCTGGAAGGTTCGGAGGATGTTCTTTTGAGGAATTTGGAGGAGGCCCTTGTTTTCCTGAATTCCGGATGGTCTCCGGAAAACAGGGCCGTAACCTAA
- the rpe gene encoding ribulose-phosphate 3-epimerase translates to MKISASILATQLTALANTVPNFKKEGIDLVHMDVMDGNFVPQISFGEAVNKEIKAMTQIPLDVHLMVEKPEDHVPKYYELNPYCITFHAETTRFPIRLAQEIKKNGPKVGVSLNPGTPVSALETLLPYIDLVLIMTVEPGFYGQKFVDGGMDKIRKVKSLISNYPIELEVDGGVNDTNIKELSQAGVDICVVGAGLFKSGDPSENGIRLKGLAK, encoded by the coding sequence TTGAAAATCTCCGCTTCTATTTTAGCCACCCAACTTACAGCACTTGCAAATACGGTTCCTAATTTTAAAAAGGAAGGAATCGACCTAGTCCATATGGACGTGATGGACGGAAACTTTGTGCCTCAGATCAGCTTCGGAGAAGCGGTCAATAAAGAGATCAAGGCAATGACCCAGATCCCTTTGGATGTTCACTTAATGGTGGAAAAACCCGAGGATCATGTTCCGAAATACTATGAACTAAATCCTTACTGCATTACTTTCCATGCGGAAACTACTCGCTTCCCAATTCGTTTAGCTCAGGAAATAAAGAAGAATGGACCGAAAGTGGGAGTTTCTTTGAACCCCGGGACTCCAGTTTCTGCATTAGAAACACTTCTACCTTATATTGATTTAGTACTCATAATGACCGTCGAGCCTGGATTCTACGGGCAGAAATTCGTGGATGGGGGAATGGACAAGATCAGAAAAGTCAAGTCACTCATCTCCAATTACCCGATTGAGCTGGAAGTAGATGGGGGAGTCAATGATACAAATATCAAAGAACTCTCTCAAGCCGGCGTGGATATCTGTGTGGTTGGTGCCGGTTTATTCAAATCGGGAGACCCAAGCGAGAATGGGATCCGCTTAAAAGGCCTAGCAAAGTAA
- a CDS encoding EscU/YscU/HrcU family type III secretion system export apparatus switch protein yields the protein MDCVKFGIALKFTPNENKGPKILATGQGLLGEKIKGVAKRHGVPIVEDAPLAEALSPIPVGQEIPENLYRAVAGVFAFVLSQKAEAN from the coding sequence ATGGACTGCGTGAAATTCGGAATCGCCCTAAAATTTACACCGAACGAAAATAAAGGCCCAAAAATCCTAGCCACTGGACAAGGTCTATTAGGTGAAAAGATCAAGGGTGTGGCTAAGAGACACGGAGTTCCTATAGTGGAGGATGCTCCTTTGGCCGAGGCACTTTCTCCGATACCGGTAGGACAAGAAATTCCGGAAAATTTATACAGAGCGGTTGCGGGTGTTTTTGCTTTCGTACTCAGCCAAAAAGCGGAAGCAAATTAA